TTTTTCGCACGCCGAGATGGGATGCCGCCGATCGACTAGCCGTTGCCCGACAGCATCAGCGTCGGCACGCCGCCGGTGCCGCTGCGCACGGTGAAGACCTGTGTGCCGGGCTTGCGGCCCTGGCGCACCTCGGAAACATCGAGCCCCGCCGCCGCGACGCGCGCGCGGGCCGCTTCCGGATCGCGCACGCGCCAGGCAAGCCCGCCGAACGTGTCTTTCGCGTCGGAGGCGGGCGCCTCAAGGCTCGCGACGATCTCGACCACGGCATGGCCGCAGCGGAAGAACAATTGCCGCGCGCCCCATTGCGCGTTAACGCGATCCAGCCGGAGATCGAGACCCAGCCGCCCGCCATAAAGCGCCACCGCGCGCTCCGCGTCGGCGGTGCGGATCACGATATGATCGAGTTCGCCGACGGCGGCGTCGTCGGGCCCATCGGCCGGCAGCATCGGCCAGGGCGACGCGCCGGGCGCGGTCTCGACCAGGAACAGTGCGACGCCGTTGGCGCTCTTGCGCTTCATGGTGGCGAGTTCCCAGCTTCGCTCGACACCGTCCGCGTTCCGCGTGCGCGTCGTGTGCCGTGGCAGGAAAACCAAACCGCGCCTTTCGTAGAGCCGCAGCGCCTCGGCGAGGTCCGGCACCGAAAATCCCAGTCCCCAGATCGCATCGCCGAATTTATCGACCTTCGCGCGCGACGCCTCGGCCTCGGGACCGGCGCCGTCCGCGCCGACGATGTCGAGCGCCGCGTTGCCGAACTGGAACCACGCATGTCGCCCGCCCGGCATGAAGCCGAGCCAGTTGGGCGCGCGGCCGAAGATGGCCGTATAGCCCGCGACCGTCGCGTCGAAATCGCGAACCAGGACGGCGATGTGATCGATGCCGGTGATCATGCCGAACTGTAGCGGCCATCGGCGGGCCCGCCAATCGGCGCTGGCATTGACGTCGCGGCCGGCTAATCTCGCCGCCATGCACGCCATCGCGACCGCCAACACCGTCTTGCTGCTGGGTTCGGCGCTGATCCTGGCCGGTATCCTTTCCAGCCTGATCGCCACGCGGTTCGGCGCGCCCATGCTGCTGCTCTTTCTGGGCATCGGCATGCTGGCGGGCGAGGACGGCCCGGGCGGCCTGGCCTTCTCCAATTACAGCCTGTCCAACCTGATCGGCTCGCTGGCGCTGACCGTGATCCTGTTCGACGGCGGCCTGCGCACCCGGCTGGCGGCGTATCGCGGATTGTTCGCGCCGGCGCTGCTCCTGGCCACGGTCGGCGTCGTCATCACCGCGGCGCTGTCCGGCGTCGTCGCCTATTACACGCTCGGCCTCGACGCGGCGCAGAGCTTCCTGCTGGGCGCGGTGATCGCCTCGACCGACGCCGCGGCGGTGTTCTTCCTGCTGCGCACCGGCAATGTGCAGCTACGCCGCCGCTCCGGCGCGATCCTGGAACTGGAATCCGGCACCAACGATCCGGTCGCGGTCTTCCTCACCATGGCGACTGTCGCCTTCCTGGCCGCCCATGGCGGCATGAGCGCGGTCGCGGTCGCCGGATCGCTGCTCGCCCAGGCCGGGATCGGCGCCGTGATCGGCCTCGGCGGCGGATTTGCCCTCGTGGCGCTGCTCAATCGGCTGAACCTGCCGACCGGATTGCACCCTCTGCTCGCCATCGGCGGCGCCGTCTTGATCTACGCGTCGGCCGCGAGCCTGGAAGGCTCGGGCTTCTTCGCGGCCTATCTCGCCGGCCTCGTCGTCGGCAATCGTCCGGTGCGCGCCTATGCCAGCATCCTGAGCCTCAACGATGCCGTGACCTGGCTGGCGCAGATCGTGATGTTCGTCGTGCTCGGCCTCTTGGTGTCGCCGCACCGCATGCTCGCCGTGGCGCTGCCATCGCTCGCCATCTCGCTGTTCCTGATCCTCGTCGCCCGGCCGGTGGCGGTGTGGGCGTGCCTGCAGTGGTTCGGCTTCACCTGGCGCGAGAAGACCTTCGTGAGCTGGGTGGGCCTTCGGGGCGCGGTCAGCATCTTCCTTGCCGTTGTGCCGACGCTGGCGGGCCTGCGCCATGCCGAGCTCTATTTCGACGTCGCCTTCTTCGTGGTGCTGGTGTCGCTGGTGCTGCAGGGCTGGACGACGAAATGGGCGGCCCAGCGCCTCGGCCAGGTCCTGCCGCGCCAGTCCGCGCCGGTGCAGCGGGTCGAGATCGACCTGCCGGGGCAGACCGACGTCGAGATGGTCGGCTATCCCGTGCTGCCCGACAGCCGCGTCCTGAATGTCACCGCCATGCCCTATTGGAGCCGCGCCGCGCTGGTGGTGCGCGACCGCGAAATCCTGGAGCCGGCCGCCGCCGGCAAGCTGAAGAGCGGCGACTACGCCTATTTCCTGGCGCCGGCCCTGCGGGTGGCGCGGCTCGACGGTCTGTTCGCGCCGCTGGCCGAGGCGGCCGGCATCGACGACAGCGACGTCGAGTTCGAGAGTCCACGGCGACACGCCGCTGCGCGTGCTCGCGGCGATGTACGATATCGGCCCTTACCGGCGTGAATATCGAACAGACGATCGCGCAGCTTTTCGCGGAGCGTTTCGACCAGGCGCCCGAGGTCGGCGACCGTCTGCCGCTCGGCAATTGCGTCTT
Above is a window of Rhizomicrobium sp. DNA encoding:
- a CDS encoding potassium/proton antiporter, whose product is MHAIATANTVLLLGSALILAGILSSLIATRFGAPMLLLFLGIGMLAGEDGPGGLAFSNYSLSNLIGSLALTVILFDGGLRTRLAAYRGLFAPALLLATVGVVITAALSGVVAYYTLGLDAAQSFLLGAVIASTDAAAVFFLLRTGNVQLRRRSGAILELESGTNDPVAVFLTMATVAFLAAHGGMSAVAVAGSLLAQAGIGAVIGLGGGFALVALLNRLNLPTGLHPLLAIGGAVLIYASAASLEGSGFFAAYLAGLVVGNRPVRAYASILSLNDAVTWLAQIVMFVVLGLLVSPHRMLAVALPSLAISLFLILVARPVAVWACLQWFGFTWREKTFVSWVGLRGAVSIFLAVVPTLAGLRHAELYFDVAFFVVLVSLVLQGWTTKWAAQRLGQVLPRQSAPVQRVEIDLPGQTDVEMVGYPVLPDSRVLNVTAMPYWSRAALVVRDREILEPAAAGKLKSGDYAYFLAPALRVARLDGLFAPLAEAAGIDDSDVEFESPRRHAAARARGDVRYRPLPA
- a CDS encoding VOC family protein, which codes for MAARLAGRDVNASADWRARRWPLQFGMITGIDHIAVLVRDFDATVAGYTAIFGRAPNWLGFMPGGRHAWFQFGNAALDIVGADGAGPEAEASRAKVDKFGDAIWGLGFSVPDLAEALRLYERRGLVFLPRHTTRTRNADGVERSWELATMKRKSANGVALFLVETAPGASPWPMLPADGPDDAAVGELDHIVIRTADAERAVALYGGRLGLDLRLDRVNAQWGARQLFFRCGHAVVEIVASLEAPASDAKDTFGGLAWRVRDPEAARARVAAAGLDVSEVRQGRKPGTQVFTVRSGTGGVPTLMLSGNG